From Candidatus Sphingomonas colombiensis, one genomic window encodes:
- the gcvPB gene encoding aminomethyl-transferring glycine dehydrogenase subunit GcvPB: MSAINQSGWRPTAPQQQGGDVAPTFTGNKALMLEEALIFEIGDSDTTGVEVAAPATATSRLGGLARSAPIGLPGLSEPETVRHYTRLSRQNYAIDLGLFPLGSCTMKHNPRLNEKMARLPGFADVHPLQPIDTVQGALEVIQQLAHWLVTLTGMHSVAMSPKAGAHGELCGILAIKAALEKRGQGHRKVILVPESAHGTNPATAAFAGFTVEDIPADADGRVDTAALKARLGPDVAGVMITNPNTCGLFERDLKAISEAVHAAGGYVYCDGANFNAIVGRVRPGDLGVDAMHINLHKTFSTPHGGGGPGSGPVVFSERLTPFAPLPFVEKQGDHFALIEEETAQDHHADSFGRMTAFNGQMGMFTRALTYILSHGADGLRQVAEDAVLNANYVLRSLTDVLDAPFAAAGPCMHEAIFSDAGFAEGFSTIDVAKALIDEGFHPMTMYFPLVVHGAMLVEPTETESKATLDQFIGALRSVAERARAGDPALRTAPHFAPRSRLDETLAARKPRLVWQEPETAAVAAE; this comes from the coding sequence ATGAGCGCGATCAACCAGAGCGGCTGGCGCCCCACCGCGCCGCAGCAGCAGGGCGGCGATGTCGCGCCGACCTTCACGGGCAACAAGGCGCTGATGCTTGAGGAAGCGCTGATCTTCGAGATCGGGGACAGCGACACGACCGGGGTGGAAGTCGCTGCCCCGGCCACTGCGACGAGCCGCCTCGGCGGCCTCGCGCGCAGCGCGCCGATCGGCCTGCCGGGCCTCTCCGAGCCGGAGACGGTGCGGCACTACACGCGCCTCAGCCGGCAGAATTACGCGATTGATCTCGGGCTCTTCCCGCTCGGATCGTGCACGATGAAGCACAACCCGCGCCTCAATGAGAAGATGGCGCGGCTGCCCGGTTTTGCCGACGTCCACCCGCTCCAGCCGATCGACACCGTGCAGGGCGCGCTGGAGGTGATCCAGCAACTCGCGCACTGGCTGGTGACGCTGACGGGGATGCACTCGGTCGCGATGAGCCCCAAGGCAGGCGCGCATGGCGAGCTTTGCGGCATTCTCGCGATCAAGGCGGCGCTGGAGAAGCGCGGGCAAGGGCATCGCAAGGTGATCCTGGTTCCCGAAAGCGCGCATGGCACCAATCCCGCCACCGCCGCCTTCGCCGGTTTCACGGTGGAGGATATCCCCGCCGACGCCGATGGCCGCGTCGATACGGCGGCATTGAAGGCGCGGCTCGGGCCGGATGTGGCGGGGGTGATGATCACCAACCCCAACACCTGCGGCCTGTTCGAGCGCGATCTGAAGGCGATTTCCGAGGCGGTCCATGCTGCCGGTGGTTACGTCTATTGCGACGGCGCGAATTTCAACGCGATCGTCGGGCGGGTGCGTCCGGGCGACCTTGGCGTCGATGCGATGCACATCAATCTGCACAAGACCTTCTCCACCCCGCATGGCGGTGGTGGGCCGGGTTCGGGGCCGGTGGTGTTTTCGGAGCGGCTGACCCCGTTCGCGCCGCTGCCGTTCGTCGAGAAGCAGGGCGATCACTTCGCGCTGATCGAGGAAGAGACGGCGCAGGATCATCATGCCGACAGCTTCGGCCGGATGACCGCTTTCAACGGTCAGATGGGCATGTTCACCCGCGCGCTGACCTATATCCTCAGCCACGGCGCGGATGGCCTGCGGCAGGTGGCCGAGGATGCCGTGCTCAACGCGAACTACGTGCTGCGCAGCCTGACCGACGTGCTCGACGCGCCGTTCGCGGCGGCCGGGCCGTGCATGCATGAGGCGATCTTCTCCGACGCGGGGTTCGCGGAAGGTTTCTCGACGATCGACGTTGCCAAGGCGCTGATCGACGAGGGGTTCCACCCGATGACGATGTATTTTCCGCTCGTCGTCCATGGCGCGATGCTGGTCGAGCCGACCGAAACCGAGAGCAAGGCGACGCTCGATCAGTTCATCGGCGCGCTGCGCTCGGTGGCGGAGCGCGCGCGGGCCGGCGATCCGGCTCTGCGCACCGCGCCGCATTTCGCGCCGCGCAGCCGGCTCGATGAAACGCTCGCCGCGCGCAAGCCGCGGCTGGTGTGGCAGGAGCCGGAAACGGCCGCCGTCGCGGCGGAATAG
- a CDS encoding nitronate monooxygenase produces MAVKTRVTEMLGIEKPIVQAAMGWIARAQLASAVSNAGGMGIIETSSGQLDAVRDEIVKMRALTDKPFGVNVAQAFVRDPDIVRFVIDQGVKFVTTSAGDPMKYTAMLKDAGLTVFHVVPNLAGARRAVEAGVDGLIVEGGEGGGFKNPKDVSTMVLVPQVVEAVDVPVIAAGGIIDGKSMAAAFALGAEGVLMGTRILSSAESPVHDNWKQAIINADATDTVFLNRKGPGPALRALRTDRTTRIAAEGSPNIFGEFADTRRVYFEGDLEAGVALTGQVAGRIHEVKPVAQILDETMRDYAATVSRMAGGL; encoded by the coding sequence ATGGCGGTGAAGACGCGCGTCACGGAGATGCTGGGGATCGAAAAGCCGATCGTCCAGGCGGCGATGGGCTGGATCGCCCGCGCGCAGCTCGCCTCCGCCGTTTCCAATGCCGGTGGCATGGGGATCATCGAAACTTCGTCGGGCCAGCTGGACGCGGTGCGCGACGAGATCGTCAAGATGCGCGCGCTGACCGACAAGCCGTTCGGCGTGAACGTCGCGCAGGCCTTCGTCCGCGATCCCGATATCGTGCGCTTCGTGATCGATCAGGGCGTGAAATTCGTCACCACCTCCGCCGGCGATCCGATGAAATATACCGCGATGCTTAAAGACGCGGGGCTGACGGTGTTTCACGTCGTCCCCAATCTTGCTGGTGCGCGTCGCGCGGTCGAAGCCGGGGTCGATGGCTTGATCGTCGAGGGCGGCGAGGGCGGCGGGTTCAAGAACCCGAAGGACGTGTCGACCATGGTGCTGGTGCCGCAGGTGGTGGAGGCGGTCGACGTGCCCGTGATCGCCGCCGGAGGGATCATCGACGGCAAATCGATGGCCGCCGCCTTCGCGCTGGGCGCGGAGGGCGTGCTGATGGGCACGCGCATCCTCTCCTCCGCCGAAAGCCCGGTGCATGACAATTGGAAACAGGCGATCATCAACGCCGACGCGACCGACACCGTGTTCCTCAACCGCAAGGGGCCGGGGCCGGCGCTCAGGGCGCTCCGCACCGATCGCACCACGCGGATCGCGGCGGAGGGATCGCCCAATATCTTCGGTGAGTTCGCCGACACGCGCCGCGTTTATTTCGAGGGCGATCTGGAGGCCGGCGTCGCGCTGACCGGGCAGGTCGCGGGGCGCATCCATGAGGTGAAGCCGGTCGCGCAGATTCTCGATGAGACGATGCGCGATTACGCCGCGACCGTATCGCGCATGGCGGGGGGCTTGTGA
- a CDS encoding enoyl-CoA hydratase-related protein — MIDVRYDVADGVATITLDRPERMNTISGPMLDQLTALLVRANADAEARVVVLTGTGRAFCAGLDLNAATSGEGIGSSSATFGATIDLRNTPPTVLFAMDKPVICALNGSAAGYGMDLALGCDIRVMADDAKLAPAFVKRGVLPESGGTWFLPRMLGWAKAAEIVFTGRTLSAAECLAEGLVNRVVPVGEVAEVARALALEIAANAPLAVQAAKRMMRMGLDEPFDTHVQHVYLQLLPLFRSEDFREGMASFLEKRAPTFKGR; from the coding sequence ATGATCGATGTTCGTTATGACGTGGCCGACGGCGTGGCGACGATCACGCTCGATCGGCCGGAGCGGATGAACACCATCTCCGGCCCGATGCTCGATCAGCTTACGGCGCTGCTGGTGCGTGCCAATGCCGATGCAGAGGCGCGCGTGGTGGTGCTGACGGGCACCGGCCGCGCGTTCTGCGCCGGGCTTGATCTCAACGCCGCGACGAGCGGGGAGGGGATCGGATCGTCCTCCGCCACGTTCGGCGCGACGATCGATCTGCGCAACACGCCGCCCACCGTGCTGTTCGCGATGGACAAGCCGGTGATCTGCGCGCTCAACGGATCGGCGGCCGGCTATGGCATGGATCTCGCACTCGGCTGCGATATCCGCGTGATGGCCGATGATGCGAAGCTCGCGCCGGCCTTCGTCAAGCGCGGGGTGTTGCCCGAATCGGGCGGCACCTGGTTCCTGCCGCGCATGCTGGGCTGGGCGAAGGCGGCGGAGATTGTCTTCACCGGGCGCACATTAAGCGCGGCGGAGTGTCTCGCGGAGGGGCTGGTCAACCGCGTCGTCCCGGTGGGCGAGGTGGCCGAAGTCGCCCGCGCGCTGGCGCTGGAGATTGCCGCCAATGCGCCGCTCGCGGTGCAGGCCGCGAAACGCATGATGCGCATGGGGCTGGACGAGCCGTTCGATACGCACGTCCAGCACGTTTACCTGCAATTGCTCCCGCTGTTCCGCTCGGAGGATTTCCGTGAGGGCATGGCCTCGTTCCTCGAAAAGCGCGCGCCGACGTTCAAGGGGCGATAG
- a CDS encoding NAD(+) synthase — protein sequence MKPAFRSIHAHRLLRVAAATPRASVGDATANAQAAIALARDAHDAAVDLVVFPELSLTSYAIDDLHLQTAQQEATLAALARVAEATRDLRPVLVVGAPIRRNGRVYNCAVALARGEILGVVPKTFLPNYREYYEKRWFASGAGLAGLAIDVAGQTAPFGADLIFAAEDLADFTFHVEICEDYWAPTPPSTQGALAGALILCNLSASNIVIGKAEDRSLLSASQSMRCVAAYAYSAAGAGESTTDLAWDGQGSIHELGELLAQSERFAREPQLIVADVDVQRLRLERARFGTFNDAAALAGHPETRFRAVGFRHQPSFADLGLKRPLRRFPYVPDVPARLDQDCYEAFNIQVHGLVRRFEATQARTMVVGVSGGLDSTQALIVAAKACDLMGLPRTAILGFTMPGFATGEDTRANAWSLMRALGVTAEEIDIRPAAKQMLADMDHPFARGEAVYDIAFENVQAGLRTDYLFRLANQRGGFVVGTGDLSELALGWCTYGVGDHMSHYAVNAGLPKTLIQHLIRWTVRTGEFRGAAAEVLEAILGTEISPELVPADASGAIQSTQSKIGPYELHDFFLFHILRYGLPPSKVAFLAWRAWAEPEAGAWPAGFPEEERRAYDLPTIVRWLEAFITRFFATSQFKRSAIPNGPKISPGGALSPRGDWRAPSDGTATAWLAELARWD from the coding sequence ATGAAGCCAGCGTTCCGTTCAATCCACGCGCATCGCCTGCTGCGCGTCGCCGCCGCCACGCCGCGCGCCTCCGTCGGCGATGCAACCGCCAATGCGCAGGCCGCGATCGCGCTGGCCCGCGACGCGCATGACGCGGCGGTCGATCTGGTGGTGTTTCCGGAGCTTAGCCTCACCTCTTACGCGATCGACGATCTTCACCTGCAAACCGCGCAGCAGGAGGCGACGCTCGCCGCGCTGGCGCGAGTGGCCGAAGCGACCCGCGATCTGCGCCCAGTGCTGGTGGTCGGCGCGCCGATCCGGCGCAACGGGCGCGTCTACAACTGCGCCGTTGCGCTCGCCCGCGGCGAGATCCTCGGCGTCGTTCCGAAGACCTTCCTGCCGAACTACCGCGAGTATTACGAAAAACGATGGTTCGCCTCAGGCGCGGGGCTCGCCGGGCTTGCAATCGACGTCGCCGGGCAGACTGCGCCGTTCGGGGCGGACCTGATCTTCGCCGCGGAAGACCTGGCCGACTTCACGTTCCACGTCGAGATCTGCGAGGACTACTGGGCGCCGACGCCGCCGTCGACCCAAGGCGCGCTCGCCGGGGCGCTGATCCTGTGCAACCTCTCGGCCTCCAACATCGTGATCGGCAAGGCCGAGGACCGCTCGCTGCTGTCCGCTTCGCAATCCATGCGCTGCGTGGCGGCCTACGCCTATTCGGCGGCGGGAGCCGGGGAGAGCACGACCGACCTCGCCTGGGACGGTCAGGGCTCGATCCACGAGCTCGGCGAGCTTCTCGCCCAGTCCGAGCGCTTCGCGCGCGAGCCGCAGTTGATCGTGGCCGACGTGGACGTGCAGCGGCTGCGGCTGGAGCGCGCGCGGTTCGGCACCTTCAACGACGCCGCCGCGCTCGCGGGCCATCCCGAGACGCGGTTCCGCGCCGTGGGATTTCGCCACCAGCCGAGCTTCGCCGACCTCGGATTGAAGCGTCCGCTGCGGCGGTTCCCTTATGTGCCGGACGTCCCCGCCCGGCTCGACCAGGACTGCTACGAGGCCTTCAACATCCAGGTCCACGGCCTCGTCCGCCGGTTCGAGGCGACGCAGGCCCGGACCATGGTGGTCGGCGTCTCCGGCGGGCTCGATTCCACGCAGGCGCTGATCGTGGCGGCCAAGGCCTGCGACCTGATGGGCCTGCCGCGGACCGCGATCCTCGGCTTCACCATGCCGGGATTCGCCACCGGCGAGGACACCCGCGCCAACGCCTGGAGCCTGATGCGCGCTCTCGGCGTGACCGCGGAGGAGATCGACATCCGCCCGGCCGCGAAGCAGATGCTGGCTGACATGGACCATCCCTTCGCCCGCGGCGAAGCGGTCTACGACATCGCGTTCGAGAACGTGCAGGCCGGCCTCCGCACCGATTACCTGTTCCGGCTCGCGAACCAGCGCGGCGGCTTCGTGGTTGGCACGGGCGACCTCTCGGAGCTCGCTTTGGGGTGGTGCACCTACGGCGTCGGCGATCACATGAGCCATTACGCCGTCAACGCCGGGCTGCCGAAGACGCTGATCCAGCACCTCATCCGCTGGACGGTGCGGACCGGCGAGTTCCGCGGCGCTGCGGCCGAGGTGCTCGAGGCGATCCTCGGCACGGAGATTTCGCCGGAACTGGTGCCGGCGGACGCCTCGGGCGCCATCCAGAGCACCCAGTCCAAGATCGGCCCCTACGAGCTGCACGACTTCTTCCTGTTCCACATCCTGCGCTACGGGCTGCCGCCGTCGAAGGTCGCGTTCCTCGCCTGGCGCGCCTGGGCCGAGCCCGAGGCGGGCGCGTGGCCGGCGGGGTTTCCGGAAGAGGAGCGGCGGGCCTATGACCTGCCGACGATCGTCCGGTGGCTCGAGGCCTTCATCACGCGCTTCTTCGCCACCAGCCAGTTCAAGCGCAGCGCCATCCCGAACGGCCCCAAGATTTCGCCCGGCGGGGCGCTCTCGCCGCGCGGCGACTGGCGCGCGCCGAGCGACGGCACCGCGACCGCATGGCTGGCGGAGCTGGCGCGCTGGGATTGA
- a CDS encoding PAS domain S-box protein, which produces MSSAMGGSTVDLRGVARQFAGGGALGAMMLAKDWSSSPLGPIEHWPQSLLSAVSLMLPASAEIVLFWGEDYAALYNDAYAPTIGDKHPAALGRPAREAWRELWSDLEPLLAHVRSTGETFAAKDRPFYIERAGFGEEVFFDVSYSPVRIEDGSVGGVLCIVSETTERVRAARAVAEDRARLAQMFEEAPGFAAVLRGPDHRFELVNRAYRELVGDRDGEVIGRSARDVLPEIESQGYIALLDAVRASGQPYRDNGARVTLWRQAESEPEVRHIDFVFQPITDTTGAVTSIFVQGTDVTDRYRAERALALSRESLELAAEAAEIGAWDVHLPAQIGTWSDRAKAMYGFSPDWPMTLDDCYGRVDPEDLPLVRQSLEAAVDPARREPFDLEFRVRRANDGELRWLAAKGRGIFEGDSCVRAAGTVIDITERRQEREALSESEERFRNLADSLPALIWQTDEAGEIVFANQFFETLLGVPPAEIIRDGWTRLYLPEDRPALAVIRAQANATRKPMGGDLRLMTSTGDARWVHTEARPRIIDGVYRGFICCAVDVSEAHLAGEASERRVAERTRELIGEIAERQRVEARLHQMQRLEAVGQLTSGVAHDFNNLLTVVLGNVGILERTLSDAADGRTKLRLEHVRMAAERGAALTAQLLAFSRSQRLEAKVVELNRTIDGMRELMESTLGRAITIDTRLAPALWHALVDPTQFELVVLNLAINARDAMGTAGGTLTVATANITLAEPSSLDEPPAGEYVMVSVSDTGEGMSEAIRARVFEPFFTTKEVGKGSGLGLAQVYGFVKQSGGGVRIDTAPGKGTTVSIYLPRAAGEFQSSAAEPAMAENGSVAGRIVLVLDDDEHVRAVTAQELRDAGATVIEAADGARALSVIEQDTAIDAAVVDFAMPGMNGVEFVAQARGLRPGLPVLFVTGYADIRALPHVGDDAVIQKPYPAGAVSRRLGEMLVAG; this is translated from the coding sequence GTGTCGTCGGCGATGGGCGGCTCGACCGTAGATCTACGTGGCGTTGCGCGGCAATTCGCCGGCGGCGGCGCGTTGGGCGCGATGATGCTGGCGAAGGATTGGTCCAGTTCGCCGCTCGGCCCGATCGAGCATTGGCCGCAATCGTTGCTAAGCGCGGTCAGCCTGATGCTTCCCGCCAGCGCGGAGATCGTGCTGTTCTGGGGCGAGGACTATGCCGCGCTCTACAACGATGCCTATGCGCCTACGATCGGGGACAAGCATCCCGCGGCGCTCGGCCGCCCCGCGCGCGAGGCGTGGCGCGAGTTGTGGAGCGATCTGGAGCCGCTGCTCGCGCACGTCCGTAGCACCGGCGAAACCTTCGCGGCGAAGGATCGCCCCTTCTACATCGAGCGCGCCGGTTTCGGGGAAGAAGTGTTCTTCGACGTGTCCTATTCGCCGGTGCGGATCGAGGACGGGTCGGTCGGCGGCGTGTTGTGCATCGTTTCCGAGACGACCGAGCGCGTGCGCGCGGCGCGCGCGGTGGCCGAGGACAGGGCGCGGCTGGCGCAGATGTTCGAGGAGGCGCCGGGCTTCGCCGCGGTGCTGCGCGGCCCGGATCACAGGTTCGAGCTGGTCAACCGCGCCTATCGCGAACTGGTCGGGGATCGCGACGGGGAGGTGATCGGCCGCTCCGCGCGCGACGTGCTGCCCGAGATCGAGAGCCAGGGTTATATCGCGCTGCTCGATGCGGTGCGGGCGAGCGGTCAGCCCTATCGCGACAATGGCGCGCGTGTCACCTTGTGGCGGCAGGCGGAGAGCGAGCCCGAAGTTCGCCACATCGATTTCGTGTTCCAGCCGATCACCGATACGACCGGGGCAGTCACCAGCATCTTCGTTCAGGGCACCGACGTCACCGATCGTTATCGCGCGGAGCGGGCGCTCGCGCTGAGCCGGGAGTCGCTCGAACTCGCGGCCGAGGCTGCGGAGATCGGGGCGTGGGATGTGCACCTGCCGGCGCAAATCGGCACATGGTCCGATCGGGCCAAGGCGATGTATGGTTTCTCGCCCGACTGGCCGATGACGCTGGATGATTGCTACGGCCGCGTCGATCCCGAGGATCTGCCGCTGGTGCGGCAAAGCCTGGAGGCGGCGGTCGATCCGGCGCGGCGTGAACCGTTCGATCTCGAATTCCGGGTGAGGCGAGCGAATGACGGCGAGCTGCGCTGGCTCGCGGCCAAGGGGCGCGGCATTTTCGAAGGGGATAGCTGCGTCCGCGCCGCCGGCACCGTGATCGATATCACCGAACGGAGGCAGGAGCGCGAGGCGCTCAGTGAGAGCGAGGAAAGGTTCCGCAACCTCGCGGATTCGCTCCCCGCGCTGATCTGGCAGACCGATGAAGCCGGCGAAATCGTGTTCGCCAACCAGTTCTTCGAAACCCTTCTCGGCGTGCCGCCGGCGGAGATCATCCGCGATGGCTGGACGCGGCTTTATCTGCCGGAGGATCGCCCGGCGCTCGCCGTGATCCGCGCTCAGGCCAATGCCACCCGCAAGCCGATGGGCGGCGATCTGCGGCTGATGACCTCGACCGGCGATGCCCGCTGGGTGCATACCGAGGCGCGGCCGCGCATTATCGATGGGGTGTATCGCGGTTTCATCTGCTGCGCGGTGGATGTCAGCGAGGCGCACCTCGCGGGTGAAGCGTCGGAACGTCGCGTCGCGGAGCGCACTCGCGAACTGATCGGGGAAATCGCCGAACGTCAGCGGGTGGAGGCCCGGCTGCACCAGATGCAGCGGCTGGAGGCGGTGGGGCAGCTCACCTCCGGCGTGGCGCATGATTTCAACAATCTGCTGACGGTCGTGCTCGGCAATGTCGGCATCCTCGAGCGGACGCTGAGCGATGCGGCGGACGGGCGGACGAAGCTGCGGCTGGAGCATGTGCGCATGGCGGCGGAGCGCGGGGCCGCGCTGACCGCGCAATTGCTCGCCTTCTCGCGCAGCCAGCGGCTCGAGGCCAAGGTGGTGGAGCTGAACCGGACGATCGACGGGATGCGCGAGCTGATGGAAAGCACGCTCGGCCGTGCGATCACCATCGACACGCGGCTCGCGCCCGCCTTGTGGCACGCGCTGGTCGATCCCACGCAGTTCGAGCTGGTGGTGCTCAATCTCGCGATCAACGCGCGCGATGCGATGGGCACGGCGGGGGGCACGCTGACCGTCGCCACCGCCAATATCACGCTGGCCGAACCGTCCTCGCTCGATGAGCCGCCGGCCGGGGAATATGTGATGGTATCGGTTTCCGACACCGGGGAAGGAATGAGCGAGGCGATCCGCGCGCGCGTGTTCGAGCCATTCTTCACCACGAAGGAGGTCGGCAAGGGATCGGGGCTGGGGCTGGCGCAGGTCTATGGCTTCGTGAAGCAATCCGGCGGCGGCGTGCGGATCGATACCGCGCCGGGCAAGGGCACCACGGTGAGCATCTATCTGCCGCGCGCCGCCGGCGAATTTCAGTCGAGCGCGGCGGAACCGGCAATGGCGGAAAATGGCTCGGTCGCCGGACGGATCGTGCTCGTGCTCGATGATGACGAGCATGTGCGCGCGGTAACGGCGCAGGAATTGCGCGATGCCGGCGCGACGGTGATCGAGGCGGCCGACGGCGCGCGCGCATTGAGCGTGATCGAACAGGACACCGCGATCGACGCGGCGGTGGTCGATTTCGCGATGCCGGGGATGAACGGCGTGGAATTCGTCGCGCAGGCCCGCGGGCTGCGGCCGGGGCTGCCGGTGCTGTTCGTCACCGGCTATGCCGATATTCGCGCGCTCCCGCATGTCGGCGACGATGCGGTGATCCAGAAACCTTATCCAGCCGGCGCGGTATCGCGCCGGCTGGGGGAGATGCTGGTCGCGGGCTAG
- a CDS encoding alkaline phosphatase family protein — MKVRIAAPLALIAATLASPALAQQAAPVAAPAPEAAGPRAAPKLIVAISVDQFSADLFAQYRNRFTGGFARLLNGVVFPSGYQSHAATETCPGHSTILTGMRPAHTGIIANNWLDQKAGRADKMIYCAEDERVPGTDHNNYTASDLHLKVPTLGEMMKAGNPATRVVSVAGKDRAAIMMGGHKVDELWFWDGKTFASYAGRQTPPTVARANAAVAALIAKPQGPLPLPGWCAAISRPIQVGGQTLGTGRFERAAGDAKAFRASPAIDSAVLGMAYGLAKDMKLGTGASPDLLIVGLSATDYVGHANGTQGSEMCIQMNELDLSLETFFDALDGLGVDYEVVLTADHGAHDMTERQMQHAMPMETRVDASIAPKLVGAAIGKELGIAGPVLIGGEGDVYVSSDVPAAKRAAVVASAVKRYTAMPQIAAALTREQIAATPMPKGPPENWTLLERARASYDAERSGDFLLMLKPRVTPIPVPGPGYVETHGSPWDYDRRVPILFWRKGIAGFEQPLSVETVDIVPTLAATIGLQVNGLDGRCLDLDATAASTCPR; from the coding sequence ATGAAAGTTCGGATCGCCGCCCCGCTTGCCCTGATCGCCGCTACTCTCGCCAGCCCGGCGCTCGCGCAACAGGCTGCTCCCGTTGCCGCCCCCGCGCCCGAAGCCGCCGGGCCGCGCGCCGCGCCGAAACTGATCGTCGCCATTTCGGTCGATCAATTCTCCGCCGATCTGTTCGCGCAATATCGCAATCGCTTCACCGGCGGCTTCGCACGGCTGCTGAACGGCGTGGTGTTCCCATCCGGTTATCAGAGCCATGCCGCGACCGAAACCTGCCCCGGCCATTCTACGATCCTGACCGGTATGCGGCCCGCGCATACCGGGATCATCGCCAACAACTGGCTGGATCAGAAGGCCGGCCGCGCGGACAAGATGATCTATTGCGCGGAAGACGAGCGCGTTCCCGGCACCGATCACAACAATTACACCGCATCCGATCTGCACCTGAAGGTGCCGACCCTGGGCGAGATGATGAAGGCGGGCAACCCCGCCACCCGCGTCGTGTCTGTCGCGGGCAAGGATCGCGCGGCGATCATGATGGGCGGCCACAAGGTCGACGAATTGTGGTTCTGGGACGGCAAGACCTTCGCCTCTTATGCCGGCCGCCAGACGCCGCCGACCGTGGCGCGCGCGAATGCCGCCGTCGCCGCGCTGATCGCCAAGCCGCAGGGGCCGCTGCCGCTGCCCGGCTGGTGCGCGGCGATCTCGCGCCCGATCCAGGTGGGCGGACAGACGCTCGGCACGGGGCGGTTCGAGCGCGCGGCCGGCGACGCCAAGGCGTTCCGCGCCTCGCCCGCGATCGACAGCGCGGTGCTGGGCATGGCCTATGGGCTGGCCAAGGACATGAAGCTCGGCACCGGCGCCTCGCCCGACCTGCTGATCGTCGGCCTGTCCGCGACCGATTATGTCGGCCATGCCAACGGCACGCAGGGCAGCGAGATGTGCATCCAGATGAACGAACTGGATCTCTCGCTCGAAACCTTCTTCGACGCGCTCGACGGGCTGGGCGTGGATTATGAGGTGGTGCTGACCGCCGATCACGGCGCGCACGACATGACCGAGCGGCAGATGCAGCACGCCATGCCGATGGAAACCCGCGTCGACGCGTCGATCGCGCCGAAACTGGTCGGTGCGGCGATCGGCAAGGAACTGGGCATCGCCGGCCCGGTGCTTATCGGTGGCGAAGGCGACGTCTATGTCTCCAGCGATGTGCCCGCCGCAAAGCGCGCCGCCGTGGTCGCCAGCGCGGTGAAGCGTTATACGGCGATGCCGCAGATCGCCGCCGCGCTGACCCGCGAGCAGATCGCCGCGACCCCGATGCCGAAGGGGCCGCCGGAAAACTGGACGCTGCTGGAACGCGCCCGCGCCTCCTACGACGCGGAACGTTCGGGCGATTTCCTGCTGATGCTCAAGCCGCGCGTCACGCCGATCCCGGTGCCCGGCCCCGGCTATGTCGAAACGCATGGCAGCCCGTGGGATTATGATCGCCGCGTGCCGATCCTGTTCTGGCGCAAGGGGATCGCCGGGTTCGAACAGCCGCTGTCGGTGGAGACGGTGGATATCGTGCCGACGCTCGCCGCGACGATCGGGCTGCAGGTGAACGGCCTGGACGGGCGCTGCCTCGATCTCGACGCCACCGCCGCCTCCACCTGTCCGCGTTAA